The following are encoded together in the Terriglobales bacterium genome:
- the tpiA gene encoding triose-phosphate isomerase, whose translation MSRKKLIAANWKMYKTPEEARAFFKALLPLVAGHARDEMVVCPPFVCLAAAAEEARGSNVAVGAQNLFWEKEGAYTGEVSAGMLVAAGCSHVILGHSERRQYFAESDDVVNRKLKLALEAGLAPIVCVGEVLEEREAGITDDVLRRQCAVGFRGLSARKAGKMSVAYEPVWAIGTGKTATPEIAAAAHEVIRAEAAKSFGKEFAEQLRILYGGSVKPENSTALMAEAEIDGALVGGASLDAVSFAKIVKY comes from the coding sequence CGCGGGCGTTCTTCAAGGCACTCCTGCCGCTGGTGGCGGGGCACGCGCGCGACGAGATGGTGGTCTGCCCGCCCTTCGTCTGCCTGGCAGCCGCGGCGGAGGAGGCTCGGGGCTCGAATGTGGCGGTGGGAGCGCAGAACCTCTTCTGGGAGAAAGAGGGCGCGTACACCGGCGAGGTCTCGGCGGGGATGCTGGTGGCGGCGGGATGCAGCCACGTGATCCTGGGGCACAGCGAGCGGCGGCAGTACTTCGCGGAGTCGGACGACGTAGTGAATCGCAAGCTGAAGCTGGCGCTGGAGGCGGGGTTGGCCCCCATCGTATGCGTGGGCGAGGTACTGGAGGAGCGGGAGGCGGGCATCACCGACGACGTGCTCAGGCGGCAATGCGCGGTGGGCTTTCGCGGGCTCTCCGCCAGGAAAGCGGGGAAGATGAGCGTGGCCTACGAGCCGGTGTGGGCCATCGGAACGGGCAAGACCGCGACTCCGGAGATCGCGGCGGCGGCCCACGAGGTCATCCGGGCGGAGGCGGCGAAGTCGTTCGGCAAGGAGTTCGCCGAGCAGTTGCGCATCCTCTATGGCGGGAGCGTGAAGCCGGAGAACTCCACTGCGCTGATGGCGGAGGCGGAGATCGACGGGGCGCTGGTGGGCGGAGCCAGCCTGGACGCGGTCTCGTTCGCCAAGATCGTGAAGTACTAG
- a CDS encoding PAS domain S-box protein codes for MTYPSLVRRHKLALLAVGLLGVRALTLAAAWNGPGATVLSILLAVGFNLLAGMACLLAARRSHRFGAQFWTLVSLSFFMAATAEAWLDTYTKIFHASLPAIWPSVIFFFLFSVPVAMTLLLGEEPARERVNWAQALDLAQLGIVGILAYLVFFYIPSLQELSPQALARKGLELHLVRDGFLAVAFAARGFLARTGAGRSLFRRLAVFFVVYGAAAVLYFYGRNLNLGEESPLDLLVAAALVLMVWLASTWREEDEAAPPPVARRSRWEAWAQLAPLIFPFLVLLMASRLGGAQLPLAWTVVVASFACSAARIVITQRRQQRAAEALRVSESKYRDLVENIAEIVFATDTEGRVTYASSAVTNVVGYHPEELLGRSIFDLAHPEDAEAMLQRFRANLAGETGQSEWRVFSKSGQLRWLRASGRPKYRDGQLIGVTAVAMDITERKALEERFLKAFHASPSAMTISRLEDGRYIDVNGRWLQMVEMERERVVGRTSMELGFLTADQRAALRAGLQQQGSMRDREFHFRSGAGRPFTALMSAELVEINGEPCVLAAIQDVTAQRQLELQLRQKQKMEAVGRLAGGVAHDFNNLLTVINGYSEMMLDRLGPDDPLYPQCDQIKSAAERAASLTRQLLAFSRQQVMEPKTLDLNAVLSRLDKLLLRLIGEDIEIVMRPGSDLGSVKADPGQVEQVILNLVVNARDAMPRGGKLALETANAMLDEDYVREHAAPITPGPYVMLAVSDTGAGMDPETQARIFEPFFTTKETGKGTGLGLATVYGIVKQCNGYIWVYSEPGHGTTFRVYLPRVERGAEALEAAAPAPQKSGTETILLVEDDWQLRDLARSLLSSLGYHVLTVDSAGEVEGVLGRHAGAIDLLLTDVVMPGMSGKELARRVSQRRPGIRVLYMSGYTTDTVVHHGVVESGTHFLQKPFTSTSLATKVREVLDHAPAAR; via the coding sequence ATGACGTACCCGAGCCTGGTTCGTCGCCACAAGCTTGCCCTGCTCGCCGTGGGCCTGCTGGGGGTGCGCGCCCTCACGTTGGCCGCCGCGTGGAACGGCCCGGGGGCCACGGTTCTCTCCATCCTGCTCGCCGTCGGCTTCAACCTGCTGGCGGGGATGGCCTGCCTGCTGGCGGCGCGCCGCTCCCACCGCTTCGGCGCCCAGTTCTGGACCCTGGTCAGCCTCTCCTTCTTCATGGCTGCCACCGCTGAGGCCTGGCTCGACACCTATACCAAGATCTTCCACGCCTCCTTGCCCGCCATCTGGCCCAGCGTCATCTTCTTCTTCCTCTTCTCGGTGCCGGTGGCCATGACGCTGCTGCTCGGCGAGGAGCCCGCCCGCGAGCGCGTCAACTGGGCCCAGGCCCTGGACCTGGCCCAGCTCGGCATCGTGGGCATCCTCGCCTACCTGGTCTTCTTCTACATCCCCTCCCTGCAGGAACTCTCGCCCCAGGCGCTGGCCAGGAAGGGCCTGGAGCTGCATCTGGTACGCGACGGCTTCCTGGCCGTGGCCTTCGCCGCCCGCGGCTTCCTGGCGAGGACCGGGGCCGGGCGCTCGCTCTTTCGCCGCCTGGCCGTCTTCTTCGTCGTCTACGGCGCGGCCGCGGTCCTCTATTTCTACGGGCGCAACCTCAATCTGGGAGAGGAAAGCCCGCTCGACCTGCTGGTCGCCGCCGCCCTGGTGCTGATGGTCTGGCTGGCTTCCACCTGGCGGGAAGAGGACGAGGCGGCGCCGCCGCCGGTTGCCCGCCGCAGCCGGTGGGAGGCCTGGGCGCAGTTGGCTCCTCTGATCTTCCCCTTCCTGGTGCTGCTCATGGCGTCGCGCCTGGGCGGCGCGCAGCTTCCTCTGGCCTGGACCGTGGTGGTGGCCTCCTTCGCCTGTTCCGCCGCCCGCATCGTCATCACCCAGCGCCGCCAGCAGCGCGCCGCCGAAGCCCTGCGCGTCTCCGAATCCAAGTACCGCGACCTGGTGGAGAACATCGCCGAGATCGTCTTTGCCACCGATACCGAGGGGAGAGTGACCTACGCCAGTTCCGCCGTCACCAACGTGGTTGGCTACCACCCCGAGGAACTCCTGGGAAGAAGCATCTTCGACCTGGCCCATCCGGAGGATGCCGAGGCCATGCTCCAGCGCTTCCGGGCCAACCTGGCGGGCGAGACCGGGCAGAGCGAGTGGCGCGTGTTTTCCAAGAGCGGACAGTTGCGCTGGCTGCGAGCCTCCGGCCGCCCCAAGTACCGCGATGGCCAGCTCATCGGCGTAACCGCCGTGGCCATGGACATCACCGAGCGCAAGGCCCTGGAAGAGCGCTTCCTCAAGGCCTTCCACGCCAGCCCCTCGGCCATGACCATCAGCCGCCTCGAGGACGGCCGCTACATCGACGTCAACGGGCGCTGGCTGCAGATGGTGGAGATGGAGCGCGAGCGGGTGGTGGGGCGGACCTCCATGGAACTGGGCTTCCTGACCGCCGACCAGCGCGCCGCCCTGCGCGCCGGACTCCAGCAGCAAGGCTCCATGCGCGACCGCGAGTTCCACTTCCGCTCCGGCGCCGGGCGCCCCTTCACCGCCCTCATGTCGGCCGAGCTGGTGGAGATCAACGGTGAGCCCTGCGTCCTGGCCGCCATCCAGGATGTCACCGCGCAGCGCCAACTGGAACTGCAGCTCCGCCAGAAGCAGAAGATGGAGGCGGTGGGACGCCTGGCCGGCGGCGTCGCCCACGACTTCAACAACCTGCTCACCGTCATCAACGGCTACAGCGAGATGATGCTGGACCGCCTCGGCCCCGACGATCCCCTCTACCCCCAGTGCGACCAGATCAAGTCGGCGGCCGAGCGCGCCGCTTCTCTCACCCGCCAGCTCCTGGCCTTCAGCCGCCAGCAGGTCATGGAACCCAAGACCCTGGACCTGAACGCCGTCCTCTCCCGCCTGGACAAGCTCCTGCTCCGGCTCATCGGCGAGGACATCGAGATCGTCATGCGGCCGGGCTCCGACCTGGGCTCGGTCAAGGCCGATCCCGGCCAGGTGGAGCAGGTCATCCTCAACCTGGTGGTCAACGCCCGCGACGCCATGCCTCGCGGCGGCAAGCTCGCCCTGGAGACCGCCAACGCGATGCTGGACGAGGACTACGTCCGCGAGCACGCCGCCCCCATCACCCCCGGCCCCTACGTCATGCTCGCGGTCAGCGACACTGGCGCCGGCATGGATCCCGAGACCCAGGCCCGCATCTTCGAGCCCTTTTTCACCACCAAGGAGACGGGCAAGGGAACCGGCCTGGGCCTGGCCACCGTCTACGGCATCGTCAAGCAGTGCAATGGCTACATCTGGGTGTACAGCGAGCCCGGCCACGGCACCACCTTCAGGGTCTACCTGCCGCGGGTGGAACGGGGCGCCGAGGCCCTGGAAGCCGCCGCTCCCGCTCCCCAGAAGTCCGGGACCGAGACCATCCTGCTGGTGGAGGACGACTGGCAGCTCCGCGACCTGGCCCGTTCTTTGCTCTCCTCGCTGGGCTACCACGTGCTCACCGTGGACAGCGCGGGCGAGGTCGAGGGCGTGCTCGGCCGCCACGCCGGAGCCATCGACCTGCTGCTCACCGACGTGGTCATGCCCGGGATGAGCGGCAAGGAACTGGCCCGGCGCGTCAGCCAGCGGCGCCCCGGCATCCGCGTGCTCTACATGTCGGGCTACACCACCGACACGGTCGTCCACCACGGCGTGGTGGAATCCGGCACCCACTTCCTGCAGAAGCCCTTCACCTCGACCTCGCTCGCCACCAAGGTGCGCGAGGTCCTCGACCACGCCCCCGCCGCGCGCTAG
- a CDS encoding PilZ domain-containing protein yields the protein MGRRRATRAKMVLPVRVWGMNALGKPFTQLAHTLDITPTGARLAGFHCELNLDEVIGIQYRHRKARFRVAWVGRPKAAGDTLIGVQCLEQDRNIWGLELEESGQQDEYEPAAHRPERGHERRNQARFPVAGGVEVRRPFADGSLRGYLADLSLTGCYVQTPEPVRVQSPLRLLMKIADIELDYRGVVRTCHPGVGMGVELTEPVNQADGVRLRFLLQRLLKGEMRAAAPPSSKPDSAQVAGRLQTTCNQLRELEEVLKSVEVDARVLRQFREALGHARNTAWAMQRWIELHAQQDDPFTVHSYLNRERIRLATEICRTLCHDIRVTEPNLPPSELEGLLDAVENLFTQLAGFNVGPAEAEPAPPPALVLVERARSASPEDAAPAAGPDFQAEPRPAETEVGELQQRFERQQHEAERIAEAASRMLAAAEPSAEIPELTQASFPEDLEHAA from the coding sequence ATGGGCCGCCGCCGCGCAACCCGCGCCAAGATGGTCTTGCCCGTGCGCGTCTGGGGCATGAATGCCCTGGGCAAGCCCTTCACCCAGCTCGCCCACACCCTCGACATCACCCCGACCGGCGCCCGCCTGGCCGGCTTCCACTGCGAACTCAATCTCGACGAGGTCATCGGCATCCAGTACCGCCACCGCAAGGCCCGCTTCCGCGTGGCCTGGGTGGGCCGTCCCAAAGCCGCGGGCGACACCCTGATCGGCGTGCAATGCCTGGAGCAGGACAGGAACATCTGGGGCCTGGAGCTGGAGGAGAGCGGGCAGCAGGACGAGTACGAGCCCGCCGCGCACCGTCCCGAGCGCGGCCACGAGCGCCGCAACCAGGCCCGCTTTCCCGTCGCCGGCGGCGTCGAGGTGCGCCGCCCCTTCGCCGACGGCAGCCTGCGCGGCTACCTCGCCGACCTCAGCCTCACCGGCTGCTACGTCCAGACCCCGGAGCCGGTGCGGGTGCAGAGCCCGCTGCGCCTGCTCATGAAGATCGCCGACATCGAATTGGACTACCGCGGCGTGGTCCGCACCTGCCATCCCGGCGTGGGCATGGGGGTGGAACTCACCGAACCCGTCAACCAGGCCGACGGCGTGCGCCTGCGCTTCCTCCTCCAGCGCCTGCTCAAGGGAGAGATGCGCGCTGCCGCTCCTCCCTCCTCCAAGCCCGACAGCGCCCAGGTGGCCGGGCGCCTGCAGACCACCTGCAACCAACTGCGCGAGCTGGAGGAGGTGCTGAAGTCGGTGGAGGTGGACGCGCGCGTGCTGCGCCAGTTCCGCGAGGCCCTGGGCCATGCCCGCAACACCGCCTGGGCCATGCAGCGCTGGATCGAGTTGCACGCCCAGCAGGACGATCCCTTCACCGTGCACAGCTATCTCAATCGCGAGCGCATCCGGCTGGCCACCGAGATCTGCCGCACCCTCTGCCACGACATCCGCGTCACCGAGCCCAACCTCCCACCCTCCGAACTGGAAGGCCTGCTGGACGCGGTGGAGAATCTCTTCACCCAGCTCGCCGGCTTCAACGTGGGCCCCGCCGAAGCCGAGCCTGCCCCGCCGCCGGCTCTGGTGCTGGTGGAGAGGGCCCGGTCCGCTTCGCCGGAGGACGCGGCGCCCGCCGCCGGCCCCGACTTCCAGGCGGAGCCGCGGCCGGCGGAGACCGAGGTGGGGGAGCTGCAACAGCGCTTCGAACGGCAGCAGCACGAAGCCGAGCGGATCGCCGAGGCCGCCTCCCGCATGCTGGCGGCGGCGGAACCCTCCGCCGAGATCCCCGAGCTCACCCAGGCTTCCTTCCCGGAAGACCTGGAGCACGCTGCCTGA
- the secG gene encoding preprotein translocase subunit SecG, which yields MSPATLSIVMHLVTIVHVIVCLFLIIVVLLQSGTSGDIAAAFGGQGSQTAFGPRAGATLLTKATAWVTVIFILTSLTLTIYDARKAPGGSVLEKVKPAATQPAPQPSPAPAQSPAPTK from the coding sequence ATGAGTCCCGCAACTTTGAGTATCGTGATGCACCTGGTCACCATCGTGCACGTCATTGTGTGCCTGTTCTTGATCATCGTGGTGCTGCTGCAGAGCGGCACCAGCGGCGACATCGCCGCCGCCTTCGGCGGCCAGGGCAGCCAGACCGCCTTCGGGCCGCGGGCGGGCGCCACCTTGCTCACCAAGGCCACCGCCTGGGTCACGGTGATCTTCATCCTGACCTCCCTGACGCTGACCATCTACGACGCGCGCAAGGCGCCGGGCGGCTCGGTGCTGGAGAAGGTGAAGCCGGCGGCCACCCAGCCGGCGCCGCAGCCGAGCCCCGCACCGGCACAGTCGCCCGCCCCGACGAAGTAG